The nucleotide sequence AAAAAGAACCTGGATATGGAACCTTTGTCTATTACAGCATTGTTTCCTTTACCACCATTGGTTATGGAGATATTGCCCCAGTTTCAACTGCTGCGAGAATGGTTACGGGTTTTAGTTCTATGCTTGGCATGATTATTAATGTTGTCTTCATATCTATCCTGCTTATTTTTGTTTCAAGTTCGCAAGGATCTCAGATCAAGAAAGAAGAAGCACGGATTGAGAAAATCGCAGAAGAAGAAGAAAAAGAGCTTGAATTGTTAAAGGGAAAAAACGCTAAGGATAGCAGGATTCATTCTCTGTTTGAAGAGCTACGCAAGCTCTGAGCGTAGGTGCTGTGTTACTTCTTCAAAAGAAAATCCTAATAGTTTTGCTCGCTCTAAGCTAATCACGAAGTGCTTTTGCGTCATGTCTAGATTTTCTTTTGGAATAAAGTACCAATCATCAAATTTTATCGCAACCCACGCTTCTGCTGCAAAAATTGAAGAGAATTGTTCAAGATGTTCTATTTGTTCCTTGGTGATGTATTGGCGTGTTCCTTTATTTACTTTACATTCGATTGCTAAACGTCTTTTTGCATTTCCGACGAGGAGGTCTGGACAAGGATATTTCATTGCGCCGGAAGCAGGAGCTCTTA is from Candidatus Woesearchaeota archaeon and encodes:
- a CDS encoding Holliday junction resolvase; this translates as MSKRKGIAAERELLHKFWKIGDCVALRAPASGAMKYPCPDLLVGNAKRRLAIECKVNKGTRQYITKEQIEHLEQFSSIFAAEAWVAIKFDDWYFIPKENLDMTQKHFVISLERAKLLGFSFEEVTQHLRSELA
- a CDS encoding two pore domain potassium channel family protein; this translates as KEPGYGTFVYYSIVSFTTIGYGDIAPVSTAARMVTGFSSMLGMIINVVFISILLIFVSSSQGSQIKKEEARIEKIAEEEEKELELLKGKNAKDSRIHSLFEELRKL